The genomic DNA ACAGTGTGGACTACCAGCAACTTGCCGCTGTCTCCGCTCCCCAGTGACCTCTCCCCCATCTCCGGATACCCCTCATCGCTCTCCGACACCTCCTCTAAAGACCACAGCGGCTCTGAAAGCCCGAGGAGTGATGAAGACGAGCAGATGCTTCCCAAGCTGACGGACCCTCACGGTGTGGAGGCAGAGAAATTCCAATGTAGTTTGTGTAACAAGTCCTACTCCACGTACTCTGGACTGCTCAAGCACAAACAGCTGCACTGCGACGCCCAAACGAGGAAATCCTTCAGTTGTAAATACTGCGAGAAGGAGTACGTGAGCCTGGGAGCTCTCAAAATGCACATCAGGACTCACACTTTGCCCTGTGTTTGCAAAATATGCGGGAAGGCTTTCTCCAGACCGTGGCTGCTCCAAGGACACATCAGGACG from Enoplosus armatus isolate fEnoArm2 chromosome 14, fEnoArm2.hap1, whole genome shotgun sequence includes the following:
- the snai2 gene encoding zinc finger protein SNAI2, with translation MPRSFLVKKHTNSAKKPNYSELESPTVFFTPHIYRGLPLPVIPQPEILSPAAYSPITVWTTSNLPLSPLPSDLSPISGYPSSLSDTSSKDHSGSESPRSDEDEQMLPKLTDPHGVEAEKFQCSLCNKSYSTYSGLLKHKQLHCDAQTRKSFSCKYCEKEYVSLGALKMHIRTHTLPCVCKICGKAFSRPWLLQGHIRTHTGEKPFSCPHCNRAFADRSNLRAHLQTHSDVKKYQCKNCSKTFSRMSLLHKHEESGCCVAH